One Methanohalophilus mahii DSM 5219 genomic window carries:
- a CDS encoding cytochrome c biogenesis CcdA family protein → MITDNITPIAIFVAGIVSIASPCIFPLLPALFASSTDRGRFRPLVIVLGLCISFVLMGIVTSAFGYALRDYLTYLNILAAAVIIGFGIVMVSNVEIFNIFSKIPVPAIANRGVAGGLLLGLSLGVLWLPCIGPILGAVLTRIAVEGNIYYGAAMLSIYSLGFAIPMLLVAYSAHFTGSLGNVAKYQNYIKKGAGLVLIIAGIWMLSINPFVTF, encoded by the coding sequence GTGATTACCGATAACATAACTCCCATTGCAATCTTTGTTGCAGGTATTGTTAGCATTGCCTCCCCCTGCATCTTTCCCCTGCTACCCGCCCTCTTCGCCTCCTCCACAGACAGAGGTCGTTTCAGGCCCCTTGTCATTGTTCTGGGATTGTGCATATCCTTTGTATTGATGGGGATTGTAACTTCTGCATTTGGTTATGCTCTGCGCGACTACCTTACCTACCTGAATATCCTGGCTGCTGCTGTCATTATTGGTTTTGGCATCGTTATGGTAAGCAATGTAGAAATATTCAATATCTTTTCAAAGATTCCTGTACCCGCCATTGCAAATAGGGGAGTAGCCGGGGGATTGCTCCTGGGACTATCCCTGGGGGTTTTGTGGCTTCCCTGTATCGGCCCGATTCTCGGCGCAGTGCTCACCAGGATAGCAGTTGAAGGCAATATATACTATGGGGCAGCGATGCTTTCCATTTATTCCCTGGGCTTTGCGATACCGATGTTATTGGTTGCCTATTCCGCCCATTTTACGGGTAGCCTTGGCAACGTTGCAAAATATCAGAATTATATAAAAAAAGGAGCAGGATTGGTGCTGATTATCGCAGGTATCTGGATGCTCAGCATCAACCCTTTTGTGACCTTCTGA
- a CDS encoding precorrin-8X methylmutase, whose product MTTEEQSGKELENLVEITMEAEPELVDMCQDLGAQTEEAKAIYMTSRRIASKLVGDDSPQGRVRQRCMISTGDPEVAEIMRFKNDPIKAGVEAIKNGAPIFVDINMVKAGVTKKGHDCPVICVLDEDKDAQTAHKYGITRTAAGFLNCRDRLEGAIVAIGNAPSAAFAVCRMIDHGIKPALVIGTPVGFVNSAESKEEVRKRDVPSITCVGTRGGTPIAVACVNEIVAIKRDEENCD is encoded by the coding sequence ATGACTACTGAAGAACAAAGCGGCAAGGAACTTGAGAACCTTGTGGAAATCACAATGGAAGCTGAACCTGAACTCGTGGATATGTGCCAGGACCTGGGGGCTCAGACCGAAGAAGCAAAAGCCATTTACATGACCAGCAGGCGTATTGCCAGCAAACTGGTTGGAGATGATTCTCCCCAGGGGCGAGTCAGACAGAGATGCATGATATCCACAGGAGACCCTGAAGTTGCCGAAATAATGCGCTTCAAGAATGATCCAATAAAAGCAGGTGTTGAGGCGATCAAAAACGGCGCTCCCATCTTTGTTGATATCAATATGGTAAAAGCCGGTGTTACCAAAAAGGGTCATGATTGCCCGGTAATCTGCGTTCTTGATGAAGATAAAGATGCACAAACCGCTCACAAATATGGCATTACAAGAACAGCAGCCGGTTTTTTGAATTGTCGTGACAGGCTTGAAGGAGCAATTGTAGCCATAGGAAATGCTCCTTCCGCTGCATTTGCAGTATGCCGCATGATTGATCACGGAATAAAACCAGCTCTTGTAATTGGAACGCCTGTGGGATTTGTCAATTCCGCCGAATCCAAGGAAGAAGTGCGTAAACGGGATGTTCCCTCAATAACCTGTGTAGGTACACGGGGTGGGACGCCTATAGCTGTGGCCTGTGTGAATGAAATTGTGGCAATCAAAAGGGATGAAGAAAACTGTGACTGA
- the cobJ gene encoding precorrin-3B C(17)-methyltransferase, which produces MEGLQLQSQTDKKGKLYVIGIGPGSVEQLTIASRDAILNSDYIIGNGTYLDQVKELLNDQKIIRSHMGKEVDRAKKAVELAEDNVVSMVSGGDANVYGMAGLVLEVAEHHELDVDIEVLPGVTAITAGASVLGAPIVNDFAVISLSDLLTPWERIEKRLMAASEADFIISLYNPKSRQRNSNFRRAIEIIQKTRDGSSPVGLVKNALRGDSQEMKVTTLDKVLDYDDWVDMRTMILITTPESRIWGGNGMEKIITPRGYQRKYDY; this is translated from the coding sequence ATGGAAGGATTACAATTGCAATCGCAGACTGATAAAAAAGGAAAACTCTATGTAATCGGAATCGGACCCGGTTCGGTGGAACAACTAACCATTGCATCCAGGGATGCTATCCTGAATTCTGATTATATAATTGGTAATGGCACATATCTTGATCAGGTCAAGGAGCTCCTCAATGACCAGAAAATTATCAGGAGTCATATGGGAAAGGAAGTTGACCGTGCCAAAAAGGCAGTGGAACTTGCAGAGGACAATGTTGTCTCAATGGTAAGCGGTGGAGATGCCAATGTATATGGCATGGCCGGTCTTGTGCTGGAAGTTGCCGAACATCATGAACTGGATGTGGATATCGAAGTCCTGCCCGGTGTTACCGCCATCACCGCAGGAGCAAGTGTGTTGGGTGCACCCATTGTCAATGATTTTGCAGTGATAAGCCTCAGTGACCTGTTAACACCATGGGAACGTATCGAAAAAAGGCTCATGGCTGCCTCTGAGGCGGATTTTATCATATCCCTCTACAACCCGAAAAGCAGACAACGCAATTCCAACTTCCGGAGGGCCATTGAAATAATCCAAAAAACAAGGGATGGGTCATCTCCTGTGGGACTTGTGAAGAATGCACTGCGCGGAGATTCCCAGGAAATGAAGGTAACCACCCTTGACAAGGTGCTGGATTATGACGACTGGGTGGATATGAGGACAATGATATTGATCACAACCCCCGAATCCCGCATATGGGGTGGGAATGGTATGGAAAAGATAATAACACCCAGGGGGTATCAGAGGAAATATGACTACTGA
- a CDS encoding cobalamin biosynthesis protein — MIIGIGARRGIHEEEVLEAISQALETTNTRKEDIEALASAELKKDEQGLKSAAETIGVPIHFLPHSKLNEIDVPSKSRASKFGLKGVAEPCALALSTNQNLIMKKKVYGRITIAIAD, encoded by the coding sequence ATGATTATAGGAATCGGTGCCCGCAGGGGAATTCACGAGGAAGAAGTCCTAGAAGCCATTTCTCAGGCACTGGAAACAACAAATACCAGAAAGGAAGATATCGAAGCACTGGCCTCAGCGGAACTCAAAAAAGATGAACAGGGACTTAAAAGCGCAGCCGAAACCATTGGCGTGCCAATTCACTTCCTGCCCCATTCCAAACTTAACGAAATAGATGTACCCTCTAAATCCAGAGCATCAAAGTTTGGTCTTAAAGGTGTGGCAGAACCCTGTGCACTTGCACTTTCTACTAACCAAAATCTGATAATGAAAAAGAAAGTATATGGAAGGATTACAATTGCAATCGCAGACTGA
- a CDS encoding cobalamin biosynthesis protein CbiG produces MDVARRIAEHVGADLLIYSKNIFREAFEKYDWIIAVFATGIVVRDIAPLIKDKWTDPAVVVVDSNLNFAIPVLGGHHGGNELVRKIAEIGATPVITTATEVHNRNSVEGIAKKMGCDIVNKESTKDVNCALLDQDVEVLRIKGPKIVIVDNDVSVLKSEQEDT; encoded by the coding sequence ATGGATGTGGCTCGTAGGATCGCAGAACATGTGGGAGCAGACCTGCTTATCTATAGCAAGAACATCTTCAGGGAAGCCTTTGAAAAATATGACTGGATAATTGCTGTTTTTGCTACAGGAATAGTCGTCCGGGATATTGCTCCTCTAATTAAAGATAAGTGGACAGATCCGGCGGTTGTGGTGGTGGATTCAAATCTCAATTTTGCAATCCCTGTTCTGGGGGGACATCATGGAGGCAATGAACTGGTCAGAAAGATTGCTGAAATTGGTGCGACCCCGGTTATTACAACTGCCACCGAGGTCCATAACCGCAATTCTGTTGAGGGTATTGCCAAAAAAATGGGGTGCGATATCGTGAATAAGGAATCCACAAAGGATGTGAATTGTGCACTTCTGGATCAGGATGTTGAGGTTTTGAGAATAAAAGGACCGAAAATTGTTATCGTGGACAATGATGTGTCCGTACTTAAAAGTGAACAGGAAGATACATGA
- a CDS encoding cobalt-precorrin-4/precorrin-4 C(11)-methyltransferase — MDDKIAFVGAGPGNAKLITVLGKEKLEEADLVVYTGSLVNPEVLEYSKGKKVDSYGMTLEETTKVMVDALNEGKKVVRLHSGDPSLYGSIIEQMEELKKYNIEVERVPGVSSVFAVASALNTQLTLNGVSDSLIITRPAGKTLGEDKIPALSRHGETMAIFLGTQKIEQIMDKLECPSDTPVAVIYHASWDDEQVIFGNVETIAQKVKEAGIQRSAMIIIGGVVDPKNYRRSHLYGVHQPPL; from the coding sequence ATGGATGACAAAATCGCTTTTGTCGGTGCTGGTCCGGGAAATGCCAAATTGATCACTGTACTTGGCAAGGAAAAACTGGAAGAGGCCGATCTTGTGGTATATACCGGTTCACTGGTAAATCCTGAAGTGCTTGAATATTCAAAAGGGAAAAAGGTAGACAGCTATGGAATGACCCTTGAAGAAACTACCAAAGTGATGGTGGATGCACTTAATGAAGGCAAGAAAGTTGTCCGGCTGCACAGTGGAGACCCATCCCTTTATGGTTCTATCATCGAACAGATGGAAGAACTGAAAAAATACAATATTGAAGTCGAAAGAGTCCCGGGTGTATCCTCTGTGTTTGCTGTTGCTTCAGCTCTTAACACCCAGCTGACATTAAACGGTGTTTCCGACTCGCTCATCATAACCCGGCCCGCAGGCAAAACACTGGGAGAAGACAAAATACCTGCTCTTTCCAGACACGGTGAGACCATGGCAATCTTTTTGGGAACCCAGAAGATTGAACAGATCATGGATAAACTGGAATGTCCTTCGGACACTCCTGTTGCTGTAATCTACCATGCATCATGGGATGATGAACAGGTGATCTTCGGAAACGTGGAAACAATTGCCCAAAAAGTCAAAGAAGCGGGAATCCAGCGCTCTGCCATGATTATTATCGGAGGTGTGGTGGATCCGAAAAATTACAGGAGGTCACACCTATACGGAGTACACCAGCCACCGCTGTAA
- a CDS encoding cobalt-factor II C(20)-methyltransferase, producing MLIGVGLGPGDPDLLTLKAVNALKDSDKVYVPGKMAEELVKPYTDSQILDFPMLRDYDVLNEIWKKNADIIANEARNGTVVFGLIGDPNFFSTFTHLKRVMNKYYPDVETATIPGISSITSFASRTDSEIDSSFEVSDGSDKKSKIVLKAKHTHDIIRNLTEEGYDNFIFAERLFLDRERIIKGKENIPGKGNYFSILYAEKGEK from the coding sequence ATGTTGATAGGAGTAGGACTTGGACCGGGTGACCCGGATCTTCTCACGCTGAAAGCTGTAAATGCACTAAAAGACAGTGATAAGGTATACGTGCCTGGAAAAATGGCAGAAGAACTGGTAAAACCATATACAGATTCGCAGATTCTGGATTTCCCGATGTTGCGTGATTATGATGTGCTGAACGAAATATGGAAAAAGAATGCTGACATCATTGCCAATGAAGCAAGAAATGGAACCGTTGTATTCGGTCTGATCGGGGATCCTAACTTTTTCTCCACATTTACACATTTAAAAAGAGTCATGAATAAATACTACCCGGACGTTGAAACTGCAACAATACCTGGTATCAGTTCAATTACTTCTTTTGCCTCACGTACCGATTCAGAAATCGATTCATCTTTTGAAGTATCGGATGGTTCTGACAAAAAATCAAAGATTGTACTGAAGGCAAAACATACACATGACATTATCCGTAACCTGACCGAAGAAGGATATGATAATTTCATATTTGCAGAAAGACTGTTCCTGGACCGGGAAAGGATTATTAAGGGCAAGGAGAACATTCCCGGGAAAGGTAATTATTTCAGTATTCTCTATGCAGAAAAGGGAGAGAAATAA
- the cbiT gene encoding precorrin-6Y C5,15-methyltransferase (decarboxylating) subunit CbiT — MSELLHISGGPTKPEIIAVSLSKLDLSEGCTFYDIGCGTGAVSIAASKMANNIKFTAIDARQEAIEVAEKNFKNFGLDRVKLIHGESSEILEKLPPEEKIDCAFVGGTKNIGAILKSLVKHEAGSIIVNAVRIETVVSVMNQMKELGIFDTITNISISRGYPITGETMFKPENPVYMISGKYSNIQGDKKC; from the coding sequence ATGTCTGAGCTACTACATATAAGCGGCGGGCCTACGAAACCCGAAATAATAGCTGTATCATTATCTAAACTTGACTTGAGTGAAGGATGCACCTTTTATGATATAGGATGTGGGACAGGTGCAGTTTCTATTGCTGCATCAAAGATGGCAAATAATATAAAATTCACTGCCATTGATGCACGCCAGGAAGCCATTGAGGTTGCAGAAAAGAATTTCAAGAATTTCGGACTAGATCGTGTAAAGCTCATACACGGTGAATCATCGGAAATTCTGGAAAAACTACCTCCCGAGGAAAAAATTGATTGTGCCTTTGTAGGCGGTACAAAGAATATTGGTGCTATACTCAAATCTCTTGTAAAACATGAAGCAGGAAGCATTATAGTCAATGCAGTAAGGATTGAAACTGTGGTTTCTGTAATGAACCAAATGAAAGAACTTGGAATTTTTGACACTATTACTAATATATCAATCTCAAGAGGATATCCAATTACCGGGGAAACTATGTTTAAACCAGAAAACCCCGTGTACATGATATCCGGAAAATACAGTAATATTCAAGGTGATAAAAAATGTTGA
- a CDS encoding cobyric acid synthase has protein sequence MKGDDISKSVLVLGTASHVGKSAIVTGLCRIFSRKYRVAPFKAQNMSLNSWITTDGKEIGIAQAIQAMAAGVEPTAEMNPVLLKPKGDRVSQVILMGKPYADKSAGSYYDSIEETHGVLRQALETLGNDYEVIVMEGAGGAAEINLYERDIVNLGTARITNAPIILVGDIERGGVFASLYGTIQLLPEDVRQNVRGMIINKFRGDPTILQAGVEELEQITGIPVLGVMPYSKLGIPSEDSVSIGDKSSPSGMYDVDVAVIRLPRISNFTDFEPLERLVNIRYVDLDEKLGTPDAVIIPGTKNTISDLQDLLDSGMAEKIQSLYRKVPILGICGGYQMLGKQIEDAAIEGEADATYEGLGLLDIHTIFDAYKKKTVQVTKKVNRASPFFDSIKGETIAGYEIHMGDTGSTAPVFGDDGCVDESGMVVGTYLHGLFSNANIRKAFVSYLLEKKGIEYNEEDLEDDPYEELAQLMEEFLDMETIYSILGLERN, from the coding sequence ATGAAAGGAGATGATATTTCCAAAAGTGTACTTGTTCTGGGTACGGCATCGCATGTAGGCAAGAGTGCAATCGTCACCGGACTTTGCAGGATATTTTCCCGCAAATACAGGGTTGCCCCGTTTAAGGCACAGAACATGAGCTTGAATTCATGGATCACAACGGATGGCAAGGAAATAGGAATAGCACAGGCAATACAGGCAATGGCTGCAGGTGTTGAACCCACAGCTGAGATGAATCCCGTGCTTCTGAAACCAAAAGGTGACAGGGTTTCCCAGGTCATACTTATGGGCAAACCTTATGCCGACAAAAGTGCGGGTTCCTACTACGATTCAATAGAAGAAACTCATGGAGTACTTCGTCAGGCACTCGAAACACTGGGAAACGATTATGAAGTAATCGTAATGGAAGGTGCAGGCGGAGCGGCTGAAATAAATCTTTATGAGAGGGATATTGTAAACCTGGGTACTGCAAGGATAACAAATGCGCCAATAATACTTGTCGGTGATATCGAAAGAGGCGGGGTCTTTGCAAGTCTTTATGGTACTATCCAGCTTCTGCCTGAAGATGTCAGGCAAAATGTCAGGGGAATGATAATCAATAAATTCAGGGGAGACCCCACCATACTTCAGGCTGGTGTGGAAGAACTGGAACAGATAACCGGCATTCCCGTACTGGGCGTCATGCCATATTCAAAACTCGGTATCCCTTCCGAGGATTCGGTATCCATCGGGGACAAATCATCTCCATCAGGAATGTATGATGTCGATGTGGCTGTGATCCGGCTTCCCAGAATATCCAATTTTACAGATTTTGAACCCCTGGAGCGCCTTGTAAATATACGCTATGTGGACCTGGATGAAAAATTAGGTACGCCTGATGCTGTTATTATTCCCGGTACTAAGAACACCATAAGTGATTTGCAGGATTTGCTTGATAGTGGCATGGCTGAAAAGATCCAATCCCTGTACAGGAAGGTACCTATCCTGGGCATTTGTGGCGGCTACCAGATGCTGGGTAAACAAATAGAAGATGCTGCAATTGAGGGCGAAGCAGATGCGACTTACGAAGGACTGGGCCTGCTGGATATCCATACCATATTTGATGCATACAAGAAAAAAACCGTTCAGGTGACAAAGAAAGTAAACAGGGCAAGTCCCTTTTTTGATTCAATAAAAGGTGAAACCATAGCTGGTTATGAGATTCACATGGGAGATACTGGTTCAACGGCTCCTGTATTTGGAGACGATGGTTGCGTGGATGAAAGTGGTATGGTAGTGGGAACCTATCTACATGGTTTGTTTTCCAATGCCAACATAAGGAAAGCCTTTGTTTCCTATCTTCTGGAGAAAAAGGGGATCGAATACAATGAAGAAGACCTCGAAGATGACCCCTACGAAGAATTGGCACAGTTGATGGAAGAGTTCCTGGACATGGAAACTATATATTCTATTCTGGGTCTGGAAAGGAATTGA
- a CDS encoding helix-turn-helix transcriptional regulator, with the protein MDILDIYEDVQKDVQAIYRSRLQAQMLLSLYVDNNTLARLREVTGSTSQALLPKIRILESNKLIESVEHEYRLTPLGKIVASRVADSVMTMGTILEHKEFWQSHYMEAIPQPLLESIGSLYDSKIVSDTNVEIFNVYHHFLDMIKNANHIYGITAIMSSGHAEILGNRIHEGIPVKLIVTKSVVEELRQQPYIEQIHQLQKSPNFQVFMVDNNINLGFTVTDKCLSLGLYKSDGVTYDTTTDLFSYDETAIKWGEKLFEYYLDDAVELDLI; encoded by the coding sequence ATGGATATACTCGATATATATGAGGATGTACAGAAGGATGTGCAGGCTATCTATAGATCAAGATTGCAGGCACAAATGCTTTTGTCGCTCTATGTGGATAACAACACACTGGCAAGACTACGTGAAGTTACAGGAAGTACTTCACAGGCCCTGCTGCCAAAGATAAGGATTCTTGAATCCAATAAGTTGATTGAAAGTGTGGAACATGAATACAGGCTAACACCCCTGGGTAAAATTGTTGCCTCCAGAGTTGCAGATTCGGTCATGACCATGGGTACGATATTGGAACATAAAGAATTCTGGCAGTCCCATTACATGGAAGCTATACCACAACCCCTACTCGAGTCAATAGGTAGTCTTTATGATTCGAAGATCGTCAGTGATACGAACGTGGAAATTTTCAATGTGTACCACCACTTTCTGGACATGATCAAAAATGCAAATCACATATATGGAATAACCGCGATTATGAGTTCGGGACATGCTGAGATCCTTGGAAACAGGATACATGAAGGCATCCCTGTAAAATTAATAGTCACAAAAAGTGTGGTTGAGGAATTAAGACAACAGCCATATATTGAGCAAATTCACCAGCTTCAAAAATCACCCAATTTCCAGGTTTTCATGGTCGACAATAATATAAATCTCGGTTTTACTGTCACTGATAAATGTCTTTCTCTTGGTTTGTACAAAAGTGATGGAGTTACATATGACACTACAACAGACCTTTTCAGTTATGATGAAACTGCCATCAAATGGGGTGAAAAATTATTTGAATACTATCTGGATGATGCAGTTGAATTGGATTTAATCTAA
- a CDS encoding response regulator: MLKEDPRILIIDDEPDIIELLEIFLEKFKTMSSPSPLEGLEIAKTEHPDLIILDVMMPQMNGYELCREIKQNPSTQNIPVFMYSALSDSSDIKKGLQAGADEYLKKPIHPCELETKVQETLFKKKAFECSVPANRLILQR; encoded by the coding sequence ATGCTAAAAGAAGACCCCAGAATTTTGATAATCGATGACGAACCCGATATAATCGAATTACTGGAAATTTTTCTTGAAAAATTCAAGACAATGTCATCCCCTTCTCCGTTAGAGGGACTTGAGATTGCAAAAACTGAACATCCTGATTTAATTATACTTGATGTGATGATGCCTCAGATGAATGGTTATGAATTATGCAGGGAAATTAAGCAGAATCCCTCTACGCAAAACATCCCGGTTTTTATGTACTCAGCACTTTCTGATAGTTCTGATATTAAAAAAGGATTACAGGCCGGTGCGGACGAGTACCTGAAAAAACCAATCCATCCCTGTGAACTTGAAACAAAGGTGCAGGAGACTTTGTTTAAAAAAAAAGCATTTGAATGTAGCGTTCCTGCCAATAGGCTGATACTACAAAGGTAA
- a CDS encoding UbiA family prenyltransferase, producing the protein MSEYKSLAYRVNLDGTVVKRILDFLTYSSVYLSIAGAVMAYMACQLQGLALSWQTMAIMFLVTYSVYNIDRKADEDEDSINHSERYSFTKKYEKFLFLSSILAYLFAFLLAYPYGFKALLVTAIPLVSGLLYSFAWLPSGFRYRRLKEIPSVKNLVIATAWASTPAFLPSLVYGQAMGDLVFVTFIYFFSLVFVNTVIFDMRDIEGDSISGIDTIPVLLGAEKTRILLICLTLASGYFMINTGMQQLGTASLLVLAAGVIYALCYVIFFGRITGNNSLCDLMADGQFIILGGLLIVTTGMGVAA; encoded by the coding sequence ATGAGTGAATATAAGTCGCTTGCATACAGGGTGAATCTCGATGGTACAGTTGTTAAAAGAATTCTTGATTTCCTTACCTACAGTTCGGTTTATCTTTCGATAGCCGGAGCTGTAATGGCATATATGGCCTGTCAGTTACAGGGGCTTGCCCTATCCTGGCAGACAATGGCTATAATGTTCCTTGTCACATATTCTGTCTATAACATCGATCGTAAAGCAGACGAGGATGAAGATTCAATAAACCACTCCGAACGCTATTCTTTTACCAAGAAATATGAGAAGTTCTTGTTCCTGTCCTCAATTCTTGCTTATCTCTTTGCTTTCCTGCTTGCATATCCCTACGGATTTAAAGCTCTTCTTGTTACTGCCATTCCTCTTGTCAGTGGCTTGCTTTACAGTTTTGCATGGCTTCCTTCAGGTTTTCGTTATCGTCGGCTTAAGGAAATCCCATCTGTAAAAAACCTGGTAATAGCAACGGCATGGGCATCAACTCCTGCCTTTCTTCCTTCACTGGTATATGGGCAGGCAATGGGAGATCTGGTATTTGTGACCTTTATTTACTTTTTCTCTCTGGTATTTGTCAATACTGTAATTTTTGATATGAGAGACATCGAGGGTGACAGTATTTCAGGAATAGACACCATACCAGTGCTGCTTGGTGCAGAAAAAACCCGCATATTATTAATATGTCTTACACTGGCATCAGGTTATTTCATGATAAATACCGGTATGCAACAGTTGGGTACTGCATCTTTGTTAGTGCTGGCAGCAGGAGTTATCTATGCCCTCTGCTATGTTATATTCTTTGGGAGGATTACAGGAAATAATTCCCTGTGCGACCTGATGGCAGATGGCCAGTTTATAATACTCGGTGGGCTGTTGATAGTTACAACCGGTATGGGTGTAGCCGCTTAA